The Podospora pseudocomata strain CBS 415.72m chromosome 1 map unlocalized CBS415.72m_1, whole genome shotgun sequence genome has a segment encoding these proteins:
- the NAG1_1 gene encoding Glucosamine-6-phosphate isomerase (Glucosamine-6-phosphate deaminase) (GNPDA) (GlcN6P deaminase) (EggNog:ENOG503NUJ9; CAZy:GH20; COG:G) produces the protein MFSRLPSLVTALCFLYPLFLNPVAAVWPAPQKFTKGDGVQFLNQNIEVTYNGAFVRWSSSSIPSSEPQPHECPAHCSDDVNDDGQEEEVLTENLAFQQIPYTYGYIPSGFTSKEIVQAGVSRALTGIFNSKFVPWILHKPNTKYEPDLDKLEWLQTLEIIQTASDDRSAFKPLAGEVDESYNLTLSKSGHAKLTAVSSIGILRGLETFSQLFYQHSSGTFWYTPYAPVSITDSPKFPHRGILLDTARHFFPVEDILRTIDAMAWSKLNRLHIHVTDSQSWPLVIPSMPELSEKGAHHPSETYSPSDVESIQKYGAIRGVEVYFEIDMPGHIGSVSLSHPELIVAYNEQPYHWWCAQPPCGAFKLNNTAVDEFLGRLFDDLLPRVERYAAYFHTGGDELNRNDSMLDEGIRSNSSEVLQPLLQKFIDKQHERVREKGLTPVVWEEIPLEWNVTLGEGTVVQSWLGAGAVKELVGMGHRVIDSNYNFWYLDCGRGQWITWENGLPFKTGYPFNDWCGPTKSWGLIYSHDPTANLTEEEAKLVLGGEVAVWSETIDPMNLDGIVWPRASVAGEVLWSGRVDDNTGQNRSQIEAFPRLTEFRERLVRRGVRASPISQEFCVQGEPWECEFAM, from the exons ATGTTTTCTCGTTTGCCGTCGCTCGTGACGGCTCTCTGCTTTCTataccccctcttcctcaaccctGTAGCAGCTGTATGGCCTGCCCCTCAAAAATTCACCAAAGGAGATGGCGTCCAGTTTCTGAATCAGAACATTGAAGTCACATACAACGGTGCATTTGTACGCtggtcttcctcttccattCCTTCCTCTGAGCCACAGCCCCATGAATGCCCTGCTCACTGCTCGGATGACGTAAATGATGATggccaagaggaggaagtatTAACTGAAAACCTCGCCTTCCAACAGATCCCCTACACTTACGGCTACATACCCTCCGGCTTCACCAGCAAGGAAATCGTCCAAGCCGGCGTCTCCAGAGCCCTCACCGGGATATTCAACAGCAAGTTTGTCCCCTGGATCCTCCACAAGCCAAACACGAAGTACGAACCCGACCTCGACAAATTAGAATGGCTCCAAACGCTCGAAATCATCCAGACAGCCTCGGACGACCGCTCCGCCTTCAAGCCACTAGCAGGCGAAGTCGACGAGTCCTACAACCTGACCCTAAGCAAATCCGGCCACGCCAAACTCACAGCCGTCTCCTCAATCGGCATCCTCCGCGGCCTGGAAACCTTTTCCCAGCTCTTCTACCAGCACTCGTCAGGCACATTCTGGTACACCCCCTACGCCCCCGTCTCAATAACCGACTCCCCCAAGTTCCCCCACCGgggcatcctcctcgacacggCCCGCCATTTTTTCCCAGTGGAGGACATCCTCAGGACAATCGACGCCATGGCCTGGAGTAAACTCAACCGCCTCCACATCCACGTCACAGACTCCCAATCATGGCCTCTTGTCATCCCATCAATGCCAGAACTTTCCGAGAAAGGCGCACACCACCCCAGCGAGACTTACTCCCCTTCCGACGTGGAATCAATCCAGAAATACGGCGCCATCCGCGGGGTGGAGGTCTATTTCGAGATTGACATGCCGGGGCATATTGGTTCCGTCTCGCTGTCGCATCCGGAGCTGATTGTCGCGTATAATGAGCAGCCGTATCACTGGTGGTGCGCCCAGCCGCCGTGCGGGGCGttcaagctcaacaacaCGGCTGTTGACgagtttttggggaggttgtttgATGATCTTTTGCCCAGGGTGGAGAGGTACGCGGCTTATTTTCACACGGGGGGGGATGAGTTGAATAGGAATGATTCTATGCTTGATGAGGGGATTAGGTCGAATAGTTCGGAGGTTTTGCAGCCGTTACTGCAAAAGTTCATTGATAAGCAGCATGAGAGGGTTAGGGAAAAGGGGCTGACGccggtggtgtgggaggaGATTCCTTTGGAGTGGAATGTTACACTTGGAGAAGGGACGGTGGTGCAGAGCTGGCttggggcgggggcggtgaaggagttggttgggatggggCATAGGGTTATTGATAGTAATTATAATTTTTGG TATCTCGACTGTGGAAGGGGGCAGTGGATCACCTGGGAGAATGGGCTGCCTTTCAAGACGGGGTATCCGTTTAATGACTGGTGCGGACCGACAAAGTCTTGGGGGCTGATTTACTCTCATGATCCTACTGCCAACCTtactgaggaggaggcgaaacTTGtgcttgggggggaggtggcggttTGGAGTGAGACGATTGATCCGATGAATCTGGATGGTATTGTCTGGCCTAGGGCGAGCgtggcgggggaggtgcttTGGTCCGGGAGGGTTGATGATAATACCGGGCAGAACAGGAGCCAGATTGAGGCTTTTCCTAGACTTACTGAGTTTAGGGAGAGATTGGtcaggaggggggtgagggcgagCCCGATTTCGCAGGAGTTTTGCGTGCAGGGTGAGCCGTGGGAGTGTGAGTTTGCTATGTGA
- a CDS encoding uncharacterized protein (COG:Q; EggNog:ENOG503NTXC): MGLVETAIEHVSVKSVLILGPALLLAHLAWWLVLRPAWQEIKLARMTGARPPRIPSKLPFSIDFIYRSVKASMNYQNLPMWKSLFVQANSSTVENRIAGRRVVMTCDPENIKAILATQFGDYGKGEPFHREWKAFLGDSIFTTDGDLWHGSRQLIRPQFIKDRVSDLHVFEKHMQTLFRAIANGGALNGEGQHVDLEAGNGKPVDISDLFFRFTLDSATDFLLGKDVKSLSNPRQEFAEAFAEVQRVQSIISRAGPLNVFVPRGSFRKGMKIINAFINQYIEQTLRLDPNDLASKSDAGYTFLHALAGFTRDRQVLRDQLIAVLLAGRDTTACTLSWTIYELARHPEALKKLREEILRVVGPTRAPTYEDLKGMKYLQNVMNETLRLYPVVPFNVRLALKDTTLPRGGGPDGSLPVKVLKDTPIAYSTLVMQRREDLYPPVSANFAPVDVFSPDRWSVWQPKPWQYIPFNGGPRICIGQQFALTEMAYVLTRLFQKYERLDNYMGEIDGGNPCLRAEIVLQPGDGVKVGFWEAKKA; this comes from the exons atGGGACTCGTTGAAACAGCTATCGAGCATGTCTCGGTTAAATCAGTGTTGATCCTCGGACCAGCACTGCTTCTGGCACATCTGGCTTGGTGGCTAGTTTTGAGGCCTGCATGGCAGGAAATCAAGCTTGCCCGGATGACTGGCGCAAGGCCACCAAGGATTCCCTCCAAGTTGCCGTTCA GTATCGATTTTATTTACCGCAGCGTCAAGGCTTCAATGAACTACCAGAACCTCCCCATGTGGAAATCCCTCTTTGTACAAGCCAACTCATCAACCGTCGAGAACCGTATTGCTGGCCGCCGCGTGGTCATGACCTGCGACCCCGAGAACATCAAAGCTATCCTGGCAACCCAGTTCGGTGATTATGGCAAGGGCGAGCCCTTCCACAGGGAGTGGAAGGCCTTTTTGGGCGACAGCATTTTCACTACCGATGGAGATTTGTGGCATGGCAGCCGACAGTTGATCAGACCTCAGTTCATCAAAGACCGTGTCAGCGACCTGCACGTGTTTGAGAAGCACATGCAGACTCTCTTCCGGGCTATTGCGAACGGAGGAGCTCTCAATGGCGAGGGACAGCATGTGGATCTTGAGGCTGGCAATGGGAAGCCAGTTGATATCAGCGATTTGTTCTTCCGGTTTACACTTGACTCGGCGACAGATTTCCTGTTGGGCAAGGATGTCAAGTCTCTCAG CAACCCCCGCCAAGAATTCGCCGAAGCCTTCGCCGAAGTCCAAAGAGTTCAGTCCATCATTAGCCGTGCTGGGCCCCTCAACGTCTTCGTCCCCCGTGGCTCCTTCCGCAAGGGCATGAAAATCATCAACGCCTTCATCAACCAGTACATCGAGCAGACCCTCCGTCTTGACCCTAACGACCTCGCCAGCAAGTCTGACGCCGGTTATACCTTCCTGCATGCCCTGGCTGGGTTCACCCGTGATCGTCAAGTTCTCAGGGACCAACTTATTGCTGTCCTGTTGGCCGGAAGAGACACCACCGCTTGCACCTTGTCCTGGACCATCTACGAACTCGCTCGCCACCCTGAAGCTCTCAAGAAGTTGAGAGAGGAAATCTTGCGTGTGGTTGGTCCTACTCGTGCGCCTACTTATGAGGATCTCAAGGGGATGAAGTACCTTCAGAATGTCATGAACGAGACACTGAGGTTGTATCCTGTTGTGCCCTTCAA TGTCCGTCTCGCGCTCAAAGataccaccctcccccgTGGAGGCGGTCCCGATGGCTCCCTTCCAGTCAAGGTCCTTAAGGATACACCCATCGCCTACTCCACACTCGTCATGCAACGCCGTGAAGACCTCTATCCCCCCGTATCCGCCAACTTCGCCCCAGTCGATGTCTTCAGCCCAGATCGATGGTCCGTCTGGCAACCCAAGCCATGGCAGTACATCCCCTTCAACGGCGGTCCGAGAATCTGCATCGGGCAGCAGTTTGCGCTGACCGAGATGGCATACGTGTTGACCAGGTTATTTCAAAAGTACGAGAGGCTGGACAACTACATGGGTGAGATTGATGGTGGCAACCCGTGCCTGAGGGCCGAGATTGTGCTGCAACCGGGTGATGGTGTAAAGGTTGGGTTCtgggaggccaagaaggcttGA
- the HEM14 gene encoding oxygen-dependent protoporphyrinogen oxidase (EggNog:ENOG503NXXR; COG:H; BUSCO:EOG092621GY), which produces MLATSQRCLARSQRLITSSHLSSSLCSSSPPRYSRLLSTTSVRRQSNHGDVDGLPTIFDRPPASVAVLGGGLTGLATAFWLAWWHPQMKITIYEASNRLGGWIDSEEVKVKGLTGEKGSVWFQRGARMVNPQHSKGPLYRYDDLAFYLLVTQLGLSEQLQNAPETEVMGKYIYYPDHLVQLPDKSMTLLEVWQTLRKEPLFEGLFPSLWSFGKTRLRQLFTSTLKPPTQDAHSQNELSVGEHFTKMFGRPDLVENVLSAVMHGIYGGDVWKLSVQRTPFWDVLKDGRYPRLPPAYTWLDTPDAELLNWVRGDACRELAEDHLTTSAHWFPSGLNELTDALVEFLKKRGNVTIRLGHRVTSMTYAAKADRVAIRTSKQPTPITYEKVISTLYAKTLADICSPGTLPSLEKSTATTIRVVNLWYPEPGLNHPHKGFGYLIPQSVPFQENRHFILGVMFDSDREWVPNPHRPGQYINRGKDTIRGTKLTVMMGGHYWDHLPPHEIPDEQTAIRYAKKAVARHLGFSRATNDTAVVSTKLCKDCIPQQLVGHRERMKAAHEELLAAFRGRVAVAGGSYQVPGVLPSIRAALDIARQIRGSFHWQDATRAVEIKSITVGDTGLWRFAAPVRSMVRVDKSGFTALRGHDRRLAIIRRKRAESEMEREE; this is translated from the exons atgctcgCCACTAGCCAGCGCTGCTTGGCGCGAAGCCAACGCTTGATCACATCCTCTCATCTCTCAAGCTCACTctgctcatcatcgccaccgaGATACAGCCGCCTTTTGTCTACCACCTCGGTCAGGAGACAATCGAACCATGGTGACGTCGATGGGTTGCCGACCATATTCGACAGGCCGCCCGCGTCAGTTGCGGTTCTGGGAGGCGGGCTGACGGGTCTGGCGACTGCGTTTTGGTTGGCGTGGTGGCATCCGCAGATGAAGATCACGATATACGAGGCGAGCAACCGGCTTGGTGGGTGGATCGATTcggaggaggtcaaggtgAAGGGGCTGactggggagaaggggagtgTGTGGTTTCAGAGGGGGGCGAGGATGGTCAACCCGCAGCATTCGAAGGGGCCGTTGTATCGGTACGATGATTTGGCGTTTTATCTCCTG GTTACCCAACTGGGGTTATCTGAGCAGCTCCAGAACGCGCCTGAGACGGAGGTTATGGGAAAGTATATTTACTACCCTGACCATTTGGTTCAGCTCCCGGACAAGTCCATGACCCTGCTGGAAGTATGGCAGACTTTGAGAAAGGAACCGCTTTTCGAGGGGTTGTTTCCGTCGCTCTGGAGCTTTGGGAAGACGAGGTTACGGCAACTTTTTACCAGCACTCTCAAGCCTCCTACACAGGATGCTCACTCCCAGAACGAACTCTCGGTGGGGGAACACTTTACGAAAATGTTTGGACGCCCCGACTTGGTCGAGAATGTCCTTTCGGCGGTCATGCACGGCATCTATGGTGGTGACGTCTGGAAGCTGAGCGTGCAGAGGACGCCGTTTTGGGATGTCCTCAAGGACGGGAGATACCCCCGGTTACCTCCAGCGTACACCTGGCTCGATACCCCAGATGCCGAGCTGCTGAACTGGGTACGGGGAGATGCATGCAGGGAACTGGCCGAGGACCATCTCACCACTTCGGCGCATTGGTTCCCTTCTGGCCTCAACGAGCTGACGGACGCGCTGGTGGAGTTTTTGAAGAAGCGGGGAAATGTCACGATTAGGTTGGGCCATCGGGTTACGTCCATGACATATGCCGCCAAGGCGGACCGTGTCGCTATCAGGACGTCCAAACAGCCGACCCCGATCACGTACGAAAAGGTCATCTCGACGCTCTACGCCAAAACACTCGCGGATATCTGCTCCCCTGGCACCCTCCCCTCGTTGGAGAAATCAACCGCGACTACCATCCGGGTGGTGAACCTGTGGTATCCAGAACCAGGCCTCAACCACCCACACAAGGGCTTTGGATATCTCATCCCGCAATCTGTCCCGTTTCAAGAAAACAGACATTTCATCCTGGGGGTGATGTTCGACTCGGACAGGGAATGGGTTCCGAACCCCCACCGGCCGGGGCAGTACATCAACCGAGGCAAGGACACGATCAGGGGAACGAAACTTACCGTCATGATGGGGGGCCACTACTGggaccacctccccccgcATGAAATCCCCGACGAGCAAACTGCCATTAGATACGCGAAGAAAGCTGTGGCGAGACACCTCGGCTTTTCGAGAGCGACGAATGACACTGCTGTTGTCAGCACGAAGCTCTGTAAGGATTGCATCCCTCAGCAGCTTGTCGGTCACCGGGAGCGGATGAAGGCTGCGCATGAGGAGTTGCTGGCGGCGTTTAGGGGACGGGTTGCTGTCGCTGGGGGGTCATATCAGGTGCCGGGGGTGCTGCCGTCTATTAGGGCGGCGCTGGATATTGCTAGGCAGATTAGGGGGAGCTTTCACTGGCAGGATGCGACTAGGGCGGTGGAGATAAAGTCAATTACGGTGGGGGATacggggttgtggaggtttGCGGCGCCGGTGAGGTCGATGGTTAGGGTTGATAAATCGGGGTTTACGGCGTTGAGGGGGCATGATAGGAGGCTGGCGATTATAAGGAGGAAGCGTGCGGAGTctgagatggagagggaggagtga
- the RGR1 gene encoding mediator complex subunit (EggNog:ENOG503NWTA; COG:K; BUSCO:EOG09260NAN) — protein sequence MAGAFRMENGTQNGVRSNHDREGWTNGVNGDNIKQEHRSEKGKGVAGDSEMEAGYAGNGPQVKLEELPDELQHITAEIIPLNMLLSRLAQYSHGALQDQILRLESMPLPQNLSNGNGNYHPTTQEDTSPESLEKKRMLLNFIQDLHTRWVKALVLTEWSKKADQVGKLIDIRTHLASKLELFSVMIWEMIKTKQDMLWAKIPSPDLKTALEVLARPKIHWMPDFDYLPLPEITPEESDAWIEEVNTLLSARLSLEEFERIPAPFADYKIDSGVATFSIPGEFEVDLTIGDDDFEKQFWFIDLRMTYQPTPPPLSEQARLAAETKINNALGTDGLLGAYNYLHDLTLTAKIGEFTRQAWQLRAGRWVDCLQVERLNRAVAVHYWANRPHSKGNKSWIILGVNSSKGEDGRPDPKHPSYITLRWFRDGVEVKDFDISFDVDNISMDSLLEAVISRHIEHMLSSMYNKLASKPRFTHKQGRLTLCGSRKTPGDFTLRMQVLDDKDVTVGMDLYTGAFTLQAQSPMAADVQRRLNTFANPAEEGANLLELLRCHYTTTALMSRAKSIRWMVWRGSPLSMDEMKSIVYSGSPSTREPFQTVWMKKVGWNPQWFIFMSMSLGGDQWWLVEIPNPQQQQRPGATGTRVKMYTKMPMATEQLRLSDQFFENLTLYATGMIAQITDLRELHSKRMAHTTREAVNYSLPAQIKMPTVYVRLSDMLGPKGGGRGLCWAQEYIPIVFKGVQADSPMKIIAEAKLTVTNRKRFQFLKGNVDHDVNYNPNIGQFSLRLRGEMGATVITLLTSRIQALDKLIELVEAIGRAGKAVVHQSVTLREVVFTYTDSVPTESPEQQAPNNTRQQQHRPWRVRLDLTKERGVKVDLERGNPHYPVIDYIREMANSPDFENLPSWLVLSLPLYRALERLGGVEQPGVVVTVLHRGLNWVTIRWVVQGRKVNVEVKPRRRQGTLMWSLSRVVDSPDSSSSKPPPPEQNDEFQKVLVEKVWNEKGNGWKGLTTGAAASLEGGVEEIVGLVDEVVRGVAVGGPQQQLPHHQGAPPQPTPQQQFQQAQAARFQQQMQQRQQQQMQPAANMTGGPPPPQPVIPQANMMNRGASGQGQQGRQGGNNQQGGYGSSMANALVLD from the exons ATGGCGGGCGCGTTCAGGATGGAAAACGGTACACAGAATGGCGTGCGCAGCAATCACGACAGAGAGGGGTGGACGAACGGCGTGAATGGGGACAATATCAAGCAGGAGCACCGTTCGGAAAAGGGCAAGGGGGTTGCTGGCGATTCGGAGATGGAGGCTGGGTATGCTGGCAATGGGCCACAGGTGAAGCTGGAGGAACTACCGGACGAGCTCCAGCACATCACGGCCGAGATAATACCGCTCAACATGCTGCTTTCACGGCTGGCGCAATATTCGCACGGGGCCCTTCAAGACCAGATCTTACGGCTTGAGTCGATGCCATTACCGCAGAACCTGTCCAATGGAAACGGCAACTACCACCCCACCACACAGGAGGATACTTCGCCGGAAAGTttagagaagaagaggatgcttCTCAATTTCATACAAGATCTGCACACACGATGGGTTAAAGCTCTGGTTCTGACGGAATGGAGTAAAAAGGCGGACCAGGTTGGGAAGCTCATCGACATCAGGACTCATCTGGCGAGCAAGCTCGAGTTGTTTAGCGTGATGATCTGGGAAATGATCAAGACGAAGCAGGATATGTTGTGGGCCAAGATTCCGAGTCCAGATCTCAAGACTGCGCTTGAGGTTCTTGCCCGCCCGAAAATCCATTGGATGCCTGAC TTTGACTATCTGCCACTTCCGGAAATCACACCCGAGGAATCGGATGCCTGGATTGAGGAGGTCAACACCCTCTTGAGCGCCAGACTCAGCCTTGAAGAATTTGAAAGGATACCAGCGCCATTTGCCGATTACAAAATCGACTCTGGTGTCGCCACGTTCTCTATCCCGGGTGAATTCGAGGTTGACTTGACGATTGGGGACGATGACTTTGAGAAGCAGTTCTGGTTCATTGATTTGAGAATGACTTatcaaccaacaccaccgccactcTCGGAGCAAGCCCGGTTGGCTGCCGAAACGAAAATAAACAACGCCTTGGGGACCGATGGGTTGCTGGGCGCTTACAACTACCTTCACGACCTTACCTTGACCGCCAAAATCGGGGAGTTCACCCGTCAGGCTTGGCAATTGCGAGCGGGCAGGTGGGTTGACTGCTTGCAAGTCGAGCGGCTGAATCGTGCTGTGGCCGTCCACTACTGGGCCAACCGTCCTCATTCCAAGGGCAACAAGAGTTGGATTATTCTCGGGGTGAACAGCAGTAAAGGCGAGGATGGAAGGCCAGACCCGAAACACCCGAGTTACATCACCCTTCGTTGGTTCCGTGACGGTGTCGAGGTCAAGGACTTTGACATTAGCTTTGACGTGGACAATATTAGCATGGATAGTCTCTTGGAGGCTGTCATCTCGAGGCATATTGAGCACATGCTGTCGTCCATGTACAACAAGCTTGCGAGCAAGCCTCGGTTTACTCATAAGCAGGGGAGGCTTACGCTGTGCGGGTCCAGGAAGACACCCGGGGACTTTACACTTAGGATGCAGGTCCTCGATGACAAGGATGTTACCGTGGGCATGGATCTTTACACAGGGGCGTTTACCCTGCAGGCTCAGTCACCGATGGCGGCGGACGTACAGAGGAGGCTGAACACGTTTGCGAAcccggccgaggagggtgcGAATCTGTTGGAGCTGTTGCGCTGCCACTATACGACCACTGCCTTGATGAGCAGGGCTAAGAGCATTCGGTGGATGGTGTGGAGAGGGTCGCCGCTCAGTATGGACGAGATGAAATCCATTGTCTACTCTGGTTCTCCGTCGACGAGGGAGCCGTTCCAGACGGTGtggatgaagaaggtgggCTGGAACCCGCAATGGTTCATTTTTATGAGCATGAGCCTTGGCGGGGAccagtggtggttggttgaaAT TCctaacccccaacaacaacaacggccagGCGCAACCGGCACCCGGGTCAAGATGTACACCAAGATGCCCATGGCCACCGAGCAGCTCCGCCTTTCGGATCAGTTTTTTGAGAACCTTACCCTTTATGCGACCGGCATGATTGCGCAAATCACCGATCTCCGTGAGCTCCATAGTAAGCGCATGGCTCACACCACTCGCGAGGCTGTCAACTACAGTCTTCCTGCGCAGATCAAGATGCCGACGGTGTATGTCCGGTTGTCAGACATGCTAGGCCCcaagggtggtggtcgtgggcTGTGCTGGGCGCAGGAGTACATCCCTATCGTCTTCAAGGGTGTCCAGGCGGATAGCCCGATGAAGATAATCGCCGAGGCGAAACTCACAGTGACGAACCGGAAAAGGTTTCAGTTTTTGAAGGGGAATGTCGACCATGACGTCAACTATAACCCGAATATCGGGCAGTTTTCGTTGAggctgaggggggagatgggggcgACGGTCATAACGCTGCTTACGTCCCGGATCCAGGCGCTGGATAAACTGattgagcttgttgaggcGATTGGGAGGGCTGGGAAGGCGGTGGTTCACCAGAGTGTGAcgctgagggaggtggtgtttacTTATACTGATAGCGTCCCGACGGAAAGTCCTGAACAGCAAGCACCGAACAATacccgacaacaacaacatcgacCGTGGAGAGTCCGCCTCGACCTGACAAAAGAACGGGGGGTGAAGGTTGATCTCGAAAGGGGCAATCCCCACTACCCGGTTATTGACTACATTAGGGAAATGGCCAACTCGCCTGACTTTGAGAATCTACCGTCTTGGCTGGTGCTGAGTCTACCGCTCTATCGGGCGCTGGAAAGGTTGGGCGGTGTAGAGCAACCGGGCGTGGTGGTCACGGTGCTGCACAGGGGGCTGAACTGGGTGACGATTCGGTGGGTGGTGCAAGGGAGGAAGGTGAACGTGGAAgtgaagccgaggaggaggcaggggaCGTTGATGTGGAGTTTGTCGAGGGTGGTTGATTCCCCggattcttcttcttccaaaccacctccacctgaACAAAATGACGAGTTTCAGAAGgtgctggtggagaaggTTTGGAACGAAAAGGGGAAcgggtggaaggggttgacgacgggggcggcggcgagcttggaggggggggtggaggagattgttgggttggtggatgaggttgttaggggtgttgctgttgggggacctcagcaacagctgCCGCACCATCAGGGCGCTCCTCCGCAACCGAcaccgcagcagcagttccAGCAGGCGCAGGCGGCGAGGTTTCAGCAGCAGATGCagcagaggcagcagcagcagatgcaGCCGGCGGCGAATATGACTggtggtcctcctcctccgcaaccgGTGATTCCACAGGCGAATATGATGAACCGGGGAGCGTCGGGGCAGGGTCAGCAAGGGAGGCAAGGGGGAAATAATCAGCAGGGTGGTTATGGGAGTAGCATGGCCAATGCGCTCGTGTTGGATTAG
- a CDS encoding uncharacterized protein (COG:A; EggNog:ENOG503PFBC): MSIEVAIGTPLADALNMAIQTKIAELGWAGPGNEGASMAEYFVLMLANGKSEAEVASEISGDLLGLGPEDQSVPEFSRWLFEQVAALNSQLGAQSAQPATGNNEMDTAGDDTMEGTFDLNMDTDAPAINAPTGPKAMRAGAPLRGGREKRMVGHINRALDRSGQDVLHRVRGQSGSERIGRGPPHGPRMGVGRQPRTTNARATNIAAGLANMNGMPGPPGPMGPMNGMNPMNGAGSFVPPDLYAIMEQQNRMLQQMQNQLMLQQQQNSNGRGKPFDRNNRGNQFRRGGGHFNGHNTHHHHQQQQQQQQSSEGAQDETAQQGEDVEMGGAKREAPNPEETVCRYNLRCGNKDCKFAHQSPAAPPNTTVDVTDTCSFGVACKNWKCTGRHPSPASKMAHQSEQDCKFFPNCSNPHCTFRHPAFPACRNGGECKIPNCKFTHVKTACKFHPCTNRNCPFLHEEGQRGTFQDKVWTADGSKEHVSDRKFVEENRPEDLVLPGSEHPDDAASPEVVV; this comes from the exons ATGTCTATCGAAGTCGCGATCGGCACGCCTTTGGCGGATGCCCTTAACATGGCCATCCAGACAAAGATTGCTGAACTTGGATGGGCCGGTCCCGGCAACGAGGGCGCTTCCATGGCCGAGTATTTCGTTCTCATGCTCGCCAACGGCAAGTCAGAAGCCGAGGTTGCCAGCGAGATCTCCGGCGATCTACTAGGCTTGGGTCCTGAGGACCAGAGTGTGCCTGAGTTTTCAAGGTGGTTATTCGAGCAGGTCGCCGCTCTCAACAGCCAACTAGGCGCCCAGTCTGCGCAGCCTGCCACTGGAAACAACGAAATGGACACAGCCGGGGATGACACAATGGAGGGAACTTTTGATCTCAACATGGATACAGATGCGCCTGCCATTAATGC ACCTACCGGGCCAAAAGCAATGCGCGCTGGCGCTCCCCTCCGCGGCGGCCGTGAGAAGCGTATGGTGGGCCACATCAACCGTGCGCTTGATCGATCAGGACAGGATGTTCTCCATCGTGTGCGCGGTCAGTCCGGAAGTGAGCGGATTGGGAGAGGCCCCCCACACGGACCGAGGATGGGAGTTGGGAGACAGCCAAGGACAACAAACGCTCGCGCCACCAATATCGCCGCCGGGTTAGCCAACATGAACGGCATGCCTGGGCCCCCCGGACCTATGGGACCGATGAACGGAATGAATCCCATGAACGGCGCTGGTAGCTTTGTGCCACCCGACCTGTACGCGATAATGGAACAGCAAAACCGCATGCTCCAGCAAATGCAGAATCAGCTCATGTtgcagcaacagcagaatAGCAATGGGCGTGGCAAGCCTTTCGACCGCAACAACCGAGGGAACCAGTTCCGCCGTGGCGGCGGCCACTTCAACGGCCACAacacacaccatcatcatcaacaacagcagcagcagcagcagtcctCGGAAGGGGCCCAGGACGAGACAGCACAGCAAGGCGAAGACGTTGAGATGGGCGGGGCCAAGCGTGAGGCTCCCAACCCCGAAGAGACAGTATGCCGTTACAACCTGCGGTGCGGCAATAAGGATTGCAAGTTCGCCCATCAGTCTCCGGCAGCACCTCCCAACACCACGGTGGACGTCACGGATACTTGCAGCTTTGGGGTAGCGTGCAAGAACTGGAAGTGCACTGGTCGGCATCCCTCGCCAGCCAGCAAGATGGCACACCAGAGCGAACAAGACTGCAAATTCTTCCCCAACTGCTCCAACCCCCATTGCACCTTCCGCCACCCAGCCTTCCCCGCGTGTCGCAACGGCGGCGAGTGCAAGATTCCAAATTGCAAGTTTACGCACGTCAAGACAGCCTGCAAATTCCACCCCTGCACCAACCGGAACTGCCCCTTCCTGCACGAGGAAGGACAGCGGGGGACTTTCCAGGACAAGGTCTGGACGGCGGACGGGTCAAAAGAACATGTCAGCGATCGCAAGTTTGTGGAGGAGAACAGGCCGGAGGACCTCGTGCTTCCCGGGTCAGAACATCCAGACGATGCTGCTTCTCCAGAGGTGGTAGTCTAA